In the genome of Pseudomonas sp. P5_109, one region contains:
- a CDS encoding TonB-dependent siderophore receptor: protein MTLPARFRVPFRPTLLALFCSLSLTAHAATPETTGSQGKPLVLGDVNVNAQAPTPSDLPPVYAGGQVARGGQLGILGNQDIMDVPFTMTSYTEELIRDQQAETVGDVLLNDSSVRQASGFSNQAQTFMIRGLPLNGDDISFNGLYGILPRQIISTDALERVEVFKGPNAFINGVTPTGSGIGGGVNLQPKRAGDVPLRRFTTDISDDGRIGEHLDIGQRFGEDNRFGARLNLSQREGDTAIDDENQRSKLFALGLDYRGDALRLSGDFVYSKERVNGGRSSVNLGDATHIPDAPSADTNYAQKWGFSEIEDTFGMLRAEYDLNDSWTAYAAAGAKHTREVGNYDSTTLVGNDGSSITSGSFIPHAEDNTSAMTGLNGRFATGPVTHKLNFGLAGIWTQQRNAFDFDLTQYPNNIYHPIDVPAPAGGFSGGDLGDPGITGKTFMRSAAVSDTLGFIDDRLLVTLGVRRQQLVVQGYDYNTQNRTANYDKSITTPVYGIVFKPWDHVSFYANRIEGLAQGPTAPTTTGNRVVVNGNEVFAPARSKQVEAGVKVDMGTYGATLGVYRIEQPADGYTQVIDDTTAVFIHDGEQVNKGVELNVFGEPIDGLRLLSGVTVMDTELKKTQDGLNDGNRAIGVPSFQFNASVDWDVPGVPGVALNGRMLRTGGQYADAANNLSLPAWNRFDAGARYAFKVQEKDVTVRFNVENVANKSYWESAQGGYLTQGEPRTAKLSGTIDF from the coding sequence ATGACCCTTCCAGCCCGATTCCGCGTGCCTTTTCGTCCGACGCTACTTGCCCTGTTTTGCTCCTTGTCCTTGACGGCCCATGCCGCAACGCCCGAAACAACCGGGAGCCAGGGCAAACCGCTGGTGCTCGGCGACGTCAATGTCAACGCCCAGGCCCCGACACCGTCCGACCTGCCCCCGGTATACGCTGGCGGGCAGGTCGCACGCGGTGGTCAACTGGGTATCCTGGGCAACCAGGACATCATGGACGTTCCGTTCACCATGACGTCCTACACCGAAGAGCTGATCCGCGACCAGCAAGCCGAAACCGTCGGCGATGTGCTGCTCAACGATTCCTCGGTGCGTCAGGCTTCCGGTTTTTCCAACCAGGCCCAGACCTTCATGATTCGCGGCCTGCCCCTGAACGGCGATGATATTTCCTTTAACGGCCTGTACGGCATCCTGCCACGGCAGATCATATCCACCGATGCCCTGGAGCGCGTGGAAGTGTTCAAGGGGCCGAACGCCTTCATCAACGGTGTCACCCCGACCGGCTCCGGCATCGGTGGCGGCGTCAACCTGCAACCCAAGCGGGCCGGTGACGTGCCGCTGCGACGCTTCACCACCGACATCAGCGACGACGGGCGTATCGGCGAACACCTGGACATCGGACAGCGCTTTGGCGAGGACAACCGCTTCGGCGCCCGCCTCAACCTGTCCCAACGCGAAGGCGACACCGCCATCGACGATGAGAACCAGCGCTCGAAACTGTTTGCCCTCGGCCTCGACTACCGCGGCGATGCGCTACGCCTGTCCGGCGATTTCGTCTATTCGAAGGAACGCGTCAACGGCGGCCGCAGCTCGGTCAACCTTGGCGACGCCACGCACATCCCCGATGCGCCCTCTGCCGACACCAACTACGCGCAGAAGTGGGGCTTCAGCGAGATCGAAGACACCTTCGGCATGCTGCGCGCCGAATACGACCTCAACGACAGCTGGACCGCCTATGCCGCTGCCGGCGCCAAGCACACCCGCGAAGTCGGCAACTACGACTCCACTACCCTGGTGGGCAACGATGGCAGCTCGATTACCAGCGGCTCGTTCATTCCCCACGCTGAAGACAACACCAGTGCCATGACCGGTCTCAATGGCCGCTTCGCCACGGGTCCGGTGACCCACAAACTCAACTTTGGCCTGGCCGGAATCTGGACCCAACAGCGCAACGCCTTCGATTTCGACCTGACCCAGTACCCGAACAACATCTACCACCCGATTGACGTTCCGGCGCCAGCGGGCGGCTTCTCCGGCGGCGACCTCGGCGATCCGGGCATCACCGGCAAAACCTTCATGCGCAGCGCCGCCGTGTCCGACACCCTGGGCTTTATCGATGATCGCCTGCTGGTCACCCTGGGTGTGCGCCGTCAACAGCTGGTCGTTCAAGGGTACGACTACAACACGCAGAACCGAACGGCCAACTACGACAAATCGATCACTACGCCGGTGTACGGCATCGTGTTCAAGCCGTGGGACCACGTGTCGTTCTATGCCAACCGTATCGAGGGCCTGGCCCAAGGGCCGACGGCCCCGACGACCACTGGCAACCGGGTCGTGGTCAACGGCAATGAAGTCTTTGCACCGGCCCGTTCCAAACAGGTTGAAGCCGGTGTCAAAGTCGACATGGGCACCTATGGTGCGACCCTGGGTGTGTATCGCATCGAACAACCGGCTGACGGCTACACCCAGGTCATCGACGACACCACCGCCGTGTTCATTCATGACGGTGAACAGGTCAACAAGGGTGTGGAGCTCAATGTGTTCGGCGAGCCCATCGACGGCCTGCGCTTGCTCAGCGGTGTAACCGTGATGGACACCGAATTGAAGAAAACCCAGGACGGCCTCAACGACGGCAATCGAGCCATCGGCGTACCGAGCTTCCAGTTCAATGCCAGCGTCGATTGGGACGTACCGGGCGTGCCCGGCGTAGCCCTGAATGGACGCATGTTGCGCACCGGCGGCCAATACGCCGACGCGGCCAACAACCTCAGCCTGCCGGCCTGGAACCGCTTCGATGCCGGCGCGCGTTACGCCTTCAAGGTCCAGGAAAAGGACGTGACCGTGCGCTTTAACGTGGAAAACGTCGCCAACAAGAGTTACTGGGAATCGGCCCAGGGTGGTTACCTGACCCAGGGCGAACCGCGCACGGCGAAATTGTCGGGGACCATCGATTTCTGA
- a CDS encoding FAD-dependent monooxygenase yields MHRSDVLIIGAGPTGLVLALWLCKLGVRVRIVDKASAPGTTSRALAVQARTLELYRQLGLDDAVVQHGHQVKAGNFWVKGEPVARLPLSQIGEGLTPYSFLEIFPQDEHERLLIERLQAFGISVERNTELAGFEQTADGITATLHLPDGQQESCQACYLAGCDGARSIVRKTLDTGFPGGTYQQIFYVADVQGSGPAFNGELHVDLDEADFLAVFPLAGSGRARLIGTVRDERAEHAETLRFEDVSSRAIEHMKVKIEQLNWFSTYRVHHRVADHFRNGRAFLLGDAAHVHSPAGGQGMNTGIGDAINLAWKLAAVLSGGAEARLLDTYETERIAFARKLVATTDRVFTFVTADGPIADLLRTRLAPFLIPKMTSFETSRQFLFRTVSQITLNYRGMPLSTGVAGHVHGGDRLPWAHDSEGDNFESLKCLTWQVHAYGDTSDEMIAWCQEHHLPLHVFDWRPAFEMAGLGRNGFYLLRPDTYVAIAETCSDPKVIERYFRDHGIRSFFGTS; encoded by the coding sequence ATGCACAGAAGCGACGTGTTGATCATCGGCGCCGGCCCGACCGGGCTGGTCCTGGCGTTGTGGCTCTGCAAACTGGGGGTTCGCGTGCGGATTGTCGACAAGGCCTCGGCGCCCGGTACCACGTCCCGGGCGCTGGCCGTCCAGGCGCGGACGCTGGAGCTGTATCGCCAGCTCGGACTGGACGATGCCGTGGTGCAACACGGCCATCAAGTAAAGGCCGGTAACTTCTGGGTCAAGGGTGAGCCCGTGGCGCGCCTGCCCCTGTCTCAGATCGGCGAGGGCCTGACGCCCTATTCGTTTCTCGAGATCTTCCCCCAAGACGAACACGAACGGCTGCTGATCGAGCGCCTGCAAGCCTTCGGCATCTCGGTGGAACGCAACACCGAACTGGCAGGCTTCGAGCAAACCGCAGACGGCATCACGGCCACGCTGCATCTGCCCGACGGCCAGCAGGAAAGCTGTCAGGCCTGTTACCTGGCCGGGTGCGACGGAGCGCGGTCGATTGTGCGCAAGACCCTGGATACCGGATTTCCCGGCGGCACTTACCAGCAGATTTTCTACGTCGCCGACGTGCAGGGCAGCGGCCCGGCCTTCAACGGCGAACTGCATGTGGATCTCGACGAGGCGGACTTCCTCGCCGTGTTCCCGCTGGCAGGCAGTGGTCGCGCGCGCTTGATCGGCACGGTGCGCGACGAGCGCGCCGAACACGCCGAGACCCTGCGTTTCGAGGACGTCAGCAGCCGGGCCATCGAGCACATGAAGGTGAAGATCGAGCAATTGAACTGGTTTTCGACCTACCGCGTGCATCACCGGGTGGCGGACCACTTTCGCAACGGTCGGGCGTTTTTACTGGGCGATGCTGCCCACGTCCACAGCCCGGCGGGCGGCCAGGGCATGAACACCGGGATTGGCGACGCCATCAACCTGGCCTGGAAACTCGCGGCCGTATTGAGCGGCGGCGCCGAGGCCAGACTGCTCGATACCTATGAAACCGAGCGCATCGCGTTTGCCCGCAAACTGGTGGCGACCACCGACCGGGTCTTCACCTTCGTCACCGCCGACGGGCCGATTGCCGATCTGCTGCGTACACGCCTGGCCCCGTTCCTGATACCGAAAATGACCTCGTTCGAAACCTCCCGCCAGTTCCTGTTTCGCACGGTGTCGCAGATCACCCTGAATTATCGTGGAATGCCGCTGAGCACGGGCGTTGCCGGGCATGTGCATGGCGGTGATCGCCTGCCCTGGGCCCATGACAGTGAGGGGGATAACTTTGAATCGCTGAAATGCCTGACCTGGCAGGTGCATGCCTATGGCGACACCAGCGACGAGATGATCGCCTGGTGCCAGGAACACCATCTGCCGTTGCATGTATTCGACTGGCGTCCGGCGTTCGAAATGGCGGGCCTGGGGCGCAACGGCTTTTATCTGTTGCGACCCGATACCTATGTAGCGATTGCCGAGACGTGCTCGGACCCGAAAGTGATCGAGCGGTACTTCCGCGATCACGGGATCCGCTCGTTTTTTGGCACGTCCTGA
- the hemB gene encoding porphobilinogen synthase, whose protein sequence is MSSQFPEARPRRLRRNASLRSLFQETEFSLNDLVLPIFVEEEIDDFVPIKSMPGVMRIPESKLAGEIERYARAGIKSVMTFGVSHQLDSSGSDTWREDGLVSRMSRIAKDAVPEMIVMSDTCFCEYTDHGHCGVLHNHEVDNDQTLINLGRQAVAAARAGADVIAPSAAMDGQVQAIRRALDDAGFTQTAIMAYSTKFASALYGPFREAGGSALEGDRKSYQMNPMNRREAVRESLLDEQEGADALMVKPAGAYLDIIRDIREASRLPLSAYQVSGEYAMIKFAAQAGAIDEDRVVRESLGAIKRAGADLIFTYFAMDLALAGI, encoded by the coding sequence ATGTCCAGTCAGTTCCCCGAAGCACGCCCACGCCGTCTGCGCCGCAATGCGAGCCTGCGCAGCCTGTTCCAGGAGACCGAGTTCAGCCTGAACGACCTGGTGCTGCCGATTTTCGTCGAAGAAGAAATCGACGACTTCGTGCCGATCAAAAGCATGCCCGGTGTGATGCGCATTCCCGAGTCGAAGCTGGCCGGTGAGATCGAGCGCTATGCCCGTGCCGGGATCAAGTCGGTGATGACCTTCGGCGTGTCCCATCAACTGGACAGCAGCGGCAGCGACACCTGGCGCGAGGACGGCCTGGTCTCGCGCATGTCGCGCATCGCCAAGGACGCGGTGCCGGAAATGATCGTGATGTCCGACACCTGCTTTTGCGAGTACACCGACCACGGCCATTGCGGCGTGCTGCACAACCATGAGGTCGACAACGACCAGACCCTGATCAACCTCGGCAGGCAAGCCGTTGCGGCGGCCCGCGCCGGTGCCGATGTGATCGCCCCGTCGGCGGCAATGGACGGGCAGGTCCAGGCGATTCGCCGGGCACTCGATGACGCCGGGTTTACCCAGACGGCGATCATGGCCTATTCGACCAAATTCGCCTCGGCACTCTATGGCCCGTTCCGCGAGGCGGGCGGCAGTGCGCTCGAGGGCGACCGGAAAAGCTACCAGATGAACCCGATGAACCGCCGCGAAGCCGTGCGCGAATCGTTGCTCGACGAACAGGAAGGCGCCGATGCGTTGATGGTCAAGCCGGCCGGAGCCTACCTGGACATCATCCGCGACATTCGCGAAGCCTCGCGCCTGCCGCTGTCGGCCTATCAGGTGAGCGGTGAGTACGCGATGATCAAGTTCGCCGCCCAGGCCGGGGCCATCGATGAAGACCGCGTGGTGCGCGAGAGCCTGGGGGCGATCAAGCGCGCCGGGGCAGACCTGATCTTTACCTATTTTGCGATGGATCTGGCGCTGGCCGGGATCTAA
- a CDS encoding glutathione S-transferase family protein, whose product MTDLSAFPITRKWPAQYPEWIQLYSLPTPNGVKVSIMLEEIGLPYEPHRVGFDNNDQMSPEFLSLNPNNKIPAILDPHGPDDQPLALFESGAILIYLADKSGQLLAQESAARYETIQWLMFQMGGIGPMFGQLGFFNKFAGKDYEDKRPRDRYVEESKRLLKVLDGRLEGRDWIMGERYTIADIATFPWVRNLIGFYEAGDLVGIQNFPNVTRVLERFLARPAVVRGLQIPSPVAG is encoded by the coding sequence ATGACCGATTTGTCCGCATTCCCCATCACCCGCAAATGGCCTGCCCAATACCCTGAGTGGATTCAGCTGTACTCCTTGCCAACTCCCAACGGCGTCAAGGTCTCGATCATGCTCGAAGAGATCGGCCTGCCGTATGAACCGCACCGGGTTGGCTTCGACAACAACGACCAGATGTCCCCGGAATTTCTTTCCCTCAATCCCAATAACAAGATCCCGGCGATCCTCGACCCCCACGGTCCGGACGACCAGCCGCTGGCGCTGTTCGAGTCGGGAGCGATCCTGATCTACCTGGCCGACAAGAGCGGGCAACTGCTGGCCCAGGAATCGGCGGCGCGCTACGAAACGATTCAGTGGCTGATGTTCCAGATGGGCGGTATCGGCCCGATGTTCGGCCAGCTCGGGTTTTTCAACAAATTCGCCGGCAAGGACTACGAAGACAAGCGTCCCCGTGACCGCTACGTCGAGGAGAGCAAACGCCTGCTCAAGGTGCTCGACGGCCGGCTCGAAGGGCGCGACTGGATCATGGGCGAGCGGTATACCATCGCCGACATCGCCACCTTCCCGTGGGTGCGCAACCTGATCGGCTTCTATGAAGCCGGCGATCTGGTGGGCATTCAGAATTTCCCTAACGTCACGCGGGTGCTGGAACGCTTCCTGGCACGGCCGGCGGTGGTGCGCGGGTTGCAGATTCCGAGCCCGGTCGCAGGTTGA
- a CDS encoding histidine phosphatase family protein, producing MTLFNNAKRFKHRAYLLLPALLVVSAAFLLLESGLSRAQPMDGTQTLVFLRHGEKPAGGLGQLNCQGLNRAIDLATLLPEKFGKANYVFAANPTRNVEEGEFDNSYSYIRPLMTISPSAIKLGLPVNINFSANDTSDLADELLHDKYHNSVIYTAWSHGYLPELINKVAEEATGKKMSITEDWESSDYDSLYVLTLTWHNGKASLQSNVYKQGLDNGAETCPT from the coding sequence ATGACCCTGTTCAACAATGCCAAACGTTTTAAACATCGCGCCTACCTGCTGTTGCCCGCCTTGCTGGTGGTCAGCGCGGCGTTCCTGTTGCTGGAGTCCGGCCTGAGCCGCGCCCAACCGATGGATGGCACGCAGACGCTGGTGTTCCTGCGCCACGGAGAAAAACCCGCCGGAGGCCTTGGCCAGCTCAATTGCCAGGGGCTGAACCGCGCCATCGACCTGGCCACGCTGCTGCCGGAAAAATTCGGCAAGGCCAACTATGTGTTTGCGGCGAACCCGACCCGTAACGTCGAGGAAGGCGAGTTCGACAACTCCTACAGCTACATCCGCCCCCTGATGACCATCAGCCCCAGCGCCATCAAGCTCGGCCTGCCGGTGAACATTAATTTTTCCGCCAATGACACCAGTGACCTGGCCGATGAATTGCTCCACGACAAGTATCACAACTCGGTCATCTACACCGCCTGGTCCCACGGCTACCTGCCGGAGCTGATCAACAAGGTCGCCGAAGAGGCCACCGGCAAGAAAATGTCCATTACCGAAGACTGGGAGTCCAGCGACTACGATTCGCTGTATGTGCTGACCCTGACCTGGCACAACGGCAAGGCCAGCTTGCAGAGCAATGTGTACAAGCAGGGCCTGGATAACGGCGCTGAAACCTGCCCGACTTGA
- the mnmH gene encoding tRNA 2-selenouridine(34) synthase MnmH: MSVDCTDYRDIFINDRPMMDARAPVEFSKGSFPGVINLPLMNDHERQRVGTCYKQHGQQAAIVLGHQLVSGAVKAERIQAWADFARAHPDGYLYCFRGGLRSQIVQQWLKDEAGIDYPRVGGGYKAMRTFLLDTLDQAVAQCDFVLLGGMTGTGKTEVLTQLNNAVDLEGHANHRGSSFGKRATGQPSNIDFENRLAVDVLKKRARGIEQFVLEDESRAVGSCALPLPLYQGMQQFPMVWLEDSLEGRVERILRDYVVDLCAEFIGVHGEEGFALFSERLLASLNNVQKRLGGERHRRMLILMEEALAEQARSGAVDLHRGWIDGLLREYYDPMYAFQREKKGARIEFAGERGAVLEYLCERVNQKG, translated from the coding sequence ATGTCTGTCGACTGCACCGATTACCGCGACATCTTCATCAACGACCGGCCCATGATGGACGCCCGCGCGCCGGTCGAATTCAGCAAGGGCTCGTTCCCCGGCGTGATCAACCTGCCGTTGATGAATGACCATGAGCGCCAGCGTGTCGGCACCTGCTACAAGCAGCACGGCCAGCAAGCGGCCATCGTACTCGGGCATCAATTGGTGTCGGGCGCGGTCAAGGCCGAACGTATCCAGGCCTGGGCCGATTTCGCCCGGGCGCACCCCGATGGCTATCTGTATTGTTTTCGCGGCGGCTTGCGCTCGCAGATTGTCCAGCAATGGCTCAAGGACGAGGCCGGTATCGACTACCCACGGGTGGGCGGCGGCTACAAGGCCATGCGTACCTTCCTGTTGGACACCCTCGACCAGGCGGTTGCCCAGTGCGACTTCGTCCTGTTGGGCGGGATGACCGGCACCGGCAAGACCGAGGTGCTCACGCAACTGAACAACGCCGTGGACCTTGAAGGTCATGCCAACCACCGTGGCTCCAGTTTCGGCAAGCGCGCCACGGGCCAACCTTCGAATATCGATTTCGAAAACCGCCTGGCGGTGGACGTGCTGAAAAAACGCGCCCGGGGCATCGAGCAGTTCGTATTGGAAGACGAAAGCCGTGCGGTGGGCAGTTGTGCGCTGCCGTTACCGCTGTACCAGGGCATGCAGCAGTTTCCGATGGTCTGGCTGGAAGACAGCCTGGAAGGTCGGGTCGAGCGGATCCTGCGCGATTACGTGGTGGATCTGTGCGCCGAATTCATCGGCGTGCATGGCGAGGAGGGCTTTGCGCTGTTTTCCGAGCGGTTGCTGGCGAGCCTGAACAATGTGCAGAAACGCCTGGGTGGCGAACGTCATCGGCGCATGTTGATTTTGATGGAAGAGGCGTTGGCGGAGCAGGCCCGCAGTGGCGCGGTGGATCTGCACCGGGGCTGGATCGATGGTTTGCTGCGCGAGTATTACGATCCGATGTATGCGTTCCAGCGGGAGAAGAAAGGCGCACGGATCGAGTTTGCGGGGGAGCGGGGGGCGGTTCTCGAGTATCTGTGTGAGCGAGTGAATCAGAAGGGTTGA
- the selD gene encoding selenide, water dikinase SelD: MSEPIRLTQYSHGAGCGCKISPQVLEVILAGSGAQNLDPKLWVGNASRDDAAVYAIDEERGVVSTTDFFMPIVDDPFDFGRIAATNAISDIYAMGGDPLMAIAILGWPVNVLAPEVAREVIRGGRSVCDAAGIPLAGGHSIDAPEPIFGLAVTGLVEKRHMKRNDTATAGCLLYLTKPLGIGILTTAEKKGKLRNADIGLARDWMCTLNKPGSRFGKLDGVTAMTDVTGFGLLGHLVEMADGSQLTARIEYDRVPRLPGVEYYLEQGCVPGGTLRNFDSYASKLGRLQELHKRVLCDPQTSGGLLVAVTPEGNEQFLAVAAELGLSLEPIGELVERQTNAVEVF, encoded by the coding sequence ATGAGCGAGCCGATTCGCCTGACCCAATACAGCCACGGTGCCGGTTGCGGTTGCAAGATCTCCCCCCAGGTGCTGGAAGTGATCCTGGCCGGCAGCGGGGCGCAGAACCTCGACCCGAAACTCTGGGTCGGCAATGCCTCGCGCGATGACGCGGCGGTGTATGCCATCGACGAAGAGCGCGGCGTGGTCTCGACCACGGACTTTTTCATGCCGATCGTCGACGACCCCTTCGATTTCGGCCGAATTGCCGCCACCAATGCCATCAGCGACATCTACGCCATGGGCGGCGATCCCTTGATGGCGATTGCGATTCTGGGCTGGCCGGTGAACGTGCTGGCACCGGAAGTTGCCCGGGAAGTGATACGTGGCGGTCGTTCCGTGTGCGATGCGGCGGGCATCCCGCTGGCCGGTGGGCATTCCATCGACGCACCAGAGCCGATCTTTGGCCTGGCCGTTACCGGTCTGGTGGAGAAGCGCCACATGAAGCGCAACGACACCGCCACCGCCGGTTGCCTGCTCTATCTCACCAAGCCCCTGGGTATCGGCATCCTTACGACGGCCGAGAAAAAGGGCAAGTTGCGCAATGCCGACATCGGCCTGGCCCGGGACTGGATGTGCACCCTGAATAAACCCGGCAGCCGTTTCGGCAAGCTCGATGGCGTGACCGCGATGACCGACGTCACCGGTTTCGGCCTGCTCGGGCATCTGGTGGAAATGGCCGACGGCAGCCAGCTCACCGCACGTATCGAGTATGACCGCGTACCGCGCTTGCCGGGCGTCGAGTATTACCTGGAACAGGGCTGCGTACCGGGCGGAACGCTGCGCAATTTCGACAGCTACGCCAGCAAGCTCGGACGCCTTCAGGAGCTGCACAAACGCGTGCTCTGCGATCCGCAGACCAGCGGTGGCCTGCTGGTTGCCGTGACGCCCGAAGGCAACGAGCAATTCCTTGCGGTGGCCGCCGAGCTGGGCCTGAGCCTGGAGCCGATCGGTGAACTGGTCGAGCGACAGACCAACGCGGTCGAGGTGTTTTGA
- a CDS encoding quinone oxidoreductase family protein: MKALQFDKTGDLSALRYVEVPTPVPGADEVLVEIKAAGLNPSDVKNVLGRFPYTTLPRIPGRDFAGVVVAGPQALIGQDVWGTGRELGFFADGSHAQFVKLPANGVALKPTHLSFAQAASLGVPYTTAWDALERSLVTAETRLLVIGGGAVGTAALALAKVRGARVLAAARRAEQVKDLQDQGYQTLQLDKPEDLGAQVNAVYAGGADVIFDTTGFWLPASVPALATFGRIAIIAAPVDGHVQLPALALYRKGGSVVGINSLLYGVQACAAMLEQFGNFFDQDLLPLPQGLFESPLSEGLERYAEVNQGSGDKVILLP; the protein is encoded by the coding sequence ATGAAAGCTCTGCAATTCGATAAAACCGGTGATCTCTCGGCCTTGCGCTATGTCGAGGTGCCTACGCCTGTTCCTGGCGCCGATGAAGTGTTGGTCGAGATCAAGGCCGCGGGCCTCAACCCCAGCGATGTGAAGAACGTGCTGGGGCGCTTTCCCTACACAACCTTGCCACGCATTCCCGGTCGTGATTTTGCCGGTGTGGTCGTCGCCGGCCCGCAGGCGCTGATCGGCCAGGATGTCTGGGGTACGGGGCGGGAACTGGGCTTTTTCGCCGACGGTTCCCACGCGCAGTTCGTCAAGCTGCCGGCCAATGGCGTGGCGCTCAAACCCACGCACCTGAGCTTCGCCCAGGCCGCCAGCCTCGGCGTGCCCTACACCACGGCGTGGGATGCGCTGGAGCGCAGCCTGGTGACGGCCGAAACCCGTTTGCTGGTCATCGGTGGCGGGGCGGTCGGCACTGCCGCGTTGGCCCTGGCCAAGGTGCGCGGCGCCCGGGTGCTGGCGGCCGCGCGGCGTGCCGAGCAGGTCAAGGACTTGCAGGACCAGGGTTACCAGACCCTGCAACTGGATAAACCCGAAGACCTCGGGGCGCAGGTCAACGCCGTGTATGCCGGCGGTGCCGACGTGATCTTCGACACCACCGGGTTCTGGCTGCCGGCCTCGGTGCCAGCCCTGGCCACGTTCGGCCGCATCGCGATCATCGCGGCACCCGTGGACGGTCACGTGCAACTGCCGGCCCTGGCGTTGTATCGCAAGGGCGGCTCGGTGGTGGGGATCAACTCGCTGTTGTACGGGGTGCAGGCGTGTGCGGCGATGCTCGAGCAGTTTGGCAATTTCTTCGATCAAGACTTGCTGCCATTGCCCCAGGGCTTGTTCGAATCGCCCTTGTCCGAAGGCCTGGAGCGTTACGCCGAAGTGAACCAGGGCAGCGGCGACAAAGTGATTCTGCTGCCATGA
- a CDS encoding DUF1427 family protein, with product MNLLMSLAIGLGVGLLYGALDFRSPAPPAIALVGLLGMLAGEKLWPMGRELVAGWIS from the coding sequence ATGAACCTCCTCATGTCACTGGCCATCGGCCTGGGCGTCGGTCTGCTCTACGGCGCCCTGGACTTTCGTTCCCCCGCACCCCCGGCCATCGCGCTGGTGGGCCTGCTCGGCATGCTCGCCGGCGAGAAGCTCTGGCCGATGGGGCGCGAGCTGGTGGCTGGCTGGATCTCCTGA
- a CDS encoding AraC family transcriptional regulator, with amino-acid sequence MALAVPPDLSDTDVPVQPLARTYPRGLYIEPHEHVWGQLLYAMSGVMWVETPHEALVVPPQRAVWLPPGVPHGIRVVSDLQMRNIYLRPSLAETLDDSVQVIEVGGLLRELIVGLVEQGNDGPPEYYDALVGLALLELKRARRSLLKIPLPDDSDRRLMNLCQAVMSAPSLDIPFEQHAQTAGASVRTLARLFKDGLGMGFAEWRRQVQLATAVAELIQGVPVSAIARDLGYSPSSFSDMFRRELGIAPSQFPAAQRQD; translated from the coding sequence ATGGCCCTCGCTGTACCGCCCGACCTGAGTGACACCGATGTGCCGGTGCAACCGCTGGCTCGCACCTATCCGCGCGGGTTGTACATCGAGCCCCATGAGCACGTCTGGGGCCAGTTGCTGTATGCGATGAGCGGGGTGATGTGGGTCGAGACGCCGCACGAGGCGCTGGTGGTGCCGCCGCAGCGGGCGGTGTGGTTGCCGCCCGGCGTGCCCCACGGGATTCGTGTGGTGTCCGACCTGCAAATGCGCAACATCTACCTGCGGCCGTCCCTGGCCGAGACCCTGGATGACAGCGTTCAGGTGATCGAGGTCGGCGGCTTGCTGCGCGAGCTGATTGTCGGCCTGGTGGAGCAGGGCAACGACGGGCCGCCCGAGTACTACGACGCGCTGGTGGGCCTGGCGCTGCTGGAGCTCAAGCGGGCCAGGCGTTCGCTGCTGAAAATCCCGCTGCCGGACGATTCCGACCGACGGCTGATGAACCTGTGTCAGGCGGTCATGTCCGCGCCCTCGCTGGATATTCCGTTCGAACAACACGCGCAAACCGCTGGTGCCAGCGTGCGGACCCTGGCGCGGCTGTTCAAGGACGGTCTGGGCATGGGTTTCGCTGAGTGGCGGCGTCAGGTGCAACTGGCGACGGCGGTGGCCGAGTTGATCCAGGGCGTTCCGGTCAGCGCGATTGCCCGGGACCTGGGCTATTCGCCGAGCAGCTTCAGTGACATGTTTCGTCGTGAGCTGGGTATTGCCCCCTCGCAGTTTCCCGCGGCGCAACGCCAGGACTGA
- a CDS encoding DUF6555 family protein, giving the protein MNSAKLFVIEYTLHGAPKSFIIRLEKMDNAEAWHWASCDAGVGRIPRFGREKVQKTSKPMAEKFGVENVKWRPAN; this is encoded by the coding sequence ATGAACAGTGCAAAATTATTCGTCATCGAGTACACCCTCCATGGCGCGCCAAAGTCATTCATTATCCGACTGGAAAAAATGGATAACGCAGAAGCCTGGCATTGGGCGAGCTGTGACGCGGGGGTGGGGCGAATCCCCCGATTTGGACGCGAGAAGGTGCAAAAGACCAGCAAGCCGATGGCGGAAAAGTTCGGCGTGGAAAACGTCAAGTGGCGGCCGGCGAACTAA
- a CDS encoding metallothionein: MIDRESICDCPKCSCKLGEHPIARHGKHYCCEACAKHHEHGEECTHKGCKCAHG; this comes from the coding sequence ATGATTGACCGCGAAAGTATCTGCGATTGTCCGAAATGTTCCTGCAAACTCGGTGAACATCCGATTGCCCGTCACGGCAAGCATTACTGCTGTGAGGCCTGCGCCAAGCACCATGAACACGGCGAGGAATGCACCCATAAAGGCTGCAAGTGCGCCCATGGCTGA